In Rariglobus hedericola, the following proteins share a genomic window:
- the mnmE gene encoding tRNA uridine-5-carboxymethylaminomethyl(34) synthesis GTPase MnmE — MSRPTDTIAALATPVGTSAIAVVRVSGPDCASLAQGLFGPVPLPPRVARHTDYRNLQGAVLDDVLATFYQAPRSYTGEDSLEIALHGNPFIAQSILNDLLARGIRLAEAGEFTQRAFLCGKMDLSQAEAVMDLIHARSERALAAANQQLRGSLGRHLSELTEGLLLVLARIEAYIDFPDEDLPAEDRRIVVKELDTVLHGTARLLATHHYGELLRDGIKTVIIGEPNAGKSSLLNRLIGRDRALVSPEPGTTRDFIEERIILGPHCLRLIDTAGLNPSPAALEKLGMDKTLERAAEADLFLWVLDATRPIPALPDSVSSRLTPANTLVLLNKADLLAESTPLPFTALPSLSISALTGDGITSLGDHITRLADAFRFDQGDEIIAINARHADALRRATECLNTARDKVANSGPTELLASDLRGALDAFGEIAGKIDNERMLDHLFKTFCIGK; from the coding sequence ACTCGCCCAAGGTCTCTTCGGTCCCGTCCCCCTGCCCCCGCGCGTCGCCCGCCACACCGACTACCGCAATCTTCAGGGCGCCGTTTTGGACGATGTGCTCGCTACGTTTTATCAAGCCCCACGGTCGTATACAGGCGAAGATTCGCTGGAAATCGCCCTTCATGGAAATCCATTTATCGCGCAATCTATTCTAAATGACCTGCTTGCGAGAGGAATTCGCCTCGCCGAAGCGGGCGAGTTTACGCAACGCGCTTTTCTATGCGGAAAAATGGATCTATCTCAGGCCGAGGCTGTTATGGATTTAATTCACGCGCGCAGCGAACGCGCCCTCGCCGCGGCCAACCAACAGCTCCGGGGAAGCCTCGGACGCCACCTCAGCGAGCTCACCGAAGGCCTCCTGCTCGTCCTCGCGCGCATCGAAGCCTACATCGATTTCCCCGACGAAGATCTCCCCGCTGAAGATCGCCGAATCGTCGTGAAAGAATTGGACACCGTTCTACATGGAACAGCCCGCCTTCTGGCCACCCATCACTACGGCGAACTCCTGCGCGATGGCATCAAAACCGTAATTATCGGCGAGCCCAACGCAGGCAAGAGCAGCCTCCTCAACCGGCTCATTGGCCGCGATCGCGCGCTTGTCAGCCCCGAACCGGGCACTACGCGCGACTTCATTGAGGAGCGCATTATCCTCGGACCCCATTGCCTGCGCCTGATCGACACCGCCGGCCTTAACCCCTCCCCCGCCGCGTTGGAAAAGCTTGGCATGGACAAGACCCTCGAGCGCGCCGCCGAAGCAGATCTTTTCCTCTGGGTCCTTGATGCCACCCGCCCTATTCCCGCCCTGCCCGACTCGGTTTCTTCACGCCTCACCCCCGCGAACACCCTCGTGCTCCTCAACAAAGCCGACCTGCTCGCCGAGTCTACCCCCCTGCCCTTCACGGCACTTCCCAGCCTCTCAATTTCAGCTCTCACCGGCGACGGAATCACCTCCCTCGGTGATCATATCACCCGCCTGGCCGATGCGTTCCGCTTCGACCAAGGCGACGAGATCATCGCCATCAATGCCCGCCACGCCGACGCCCTGCGGCGCGCCACCGAATGCTTAAATACCGCCCGCGACAAAGTCGCGAACAGCGGCCCGACCGAGCTCCTCGCCAGCGACCTCCGCGGCGCCCTCGACGCGTTTGGTGAGATCGCCGGTAAAATCGACAACGAGCGCATGCTCGACCACCTCTTTAAGACCTTCTGCATCGGCAAATGA